The following proteins are encoded in a genomic region of Candida albicans SC5314 chromosome 4, complete sequence:
- a CDS encoding anaphase promoting complex subunit (Ortholog(s) have ubiquitin-protein transferase activity): protein MTTNQSINTTTTTTTTTTTTTTTTTTSSTQSISPFVPYHPNTHIFIMVQNQKTPNHNNSTLYISPVVNKKNDLMYVTPPNPTTVTTNKLLETPGSNKSTSTSTSSFFHFDRASNHTLHDRVTDNNLLDDPLTPVDKLRLWRHDAIMQHQYKTAEFIGDKILELTNDDANDAFWLGQVYFNQGNYLRCKNLLTSNINYQNSISCRYLAGYSLIKLEMWDDALDLIGETNPFKNNNDSGSSSTTTTTDGGIKLESSMCYLRGLIYANQNNFERAKECYKEACIVDVKCYEAFNELIMNNLMTPNEEWEFVMTQLNFRDNLDDTNNDELIKLLYMTKLSKYLNPDKFNESEHILKEEYELYDNCDLMLSRADYLYIQCNFDECLNLCERILNKDEYNFDVLPNYLSCLYELGGKNKLFLKAHQLAELHPINPMTWLAIGTYYLSINKMVEARKFFSKATLLNPNFGNGWIGFAHTFAAEGEHEQAISAYAFAARLFPGTHLPNLFLGMQHLQMNNLNLSEEYLLASYHICNSDPLLLNELGVINFHKNQFDKAEFFLQEALNAAKNLNSDSKTWISIHANLGHVYRRANQPYKALDCFNQVLKISNKNDANILSAIGLIHLRLQNIFQAIEFLHDALAISPLDPIASDLLKRALEANKENQEIFSTTEKLFQLNLPIERRKYESSRLAKQQRQSRCSISGGGGGGGGEENTKNIVTPLTTKIRDRHINVGNSSIDPVLFVNDPTGKNEDIQDDGEPEGEGDDVTLLAQELQNGEASSDDEDVMDIESD from the coding sequence ATGacaacaaatcaatcaatcaatacaacaacaacaacaacaacaacaacaacaacaacaacaacaacaacaacaacactgTCAACACAATCAATACTGCCATTTGTCCCTTATCATCCCAACACACACATCTTTATCATGGTTCAGAATCAAAAGACACCTAATCATAATAATTCTACATTATATATATCTCCCGttgttaataaaaaaaatgatttaatgTATGTTACACCACCAAATCCCACCACGGTAACAaccaataaattattagaaacCCCTGGATCCAATAAATCTacttcaacatcaacatccCTGTTTTTCCATTTTGATCGAGCTTCTAATCATACTTTACATGATCGAGTCACTgacaataatttattagatgATCCATTAACACCAGTTGATAAATTACGATTATGGAGACATGATGCGATTATGCAACATCAATATAAAACTGCAGAATTTATTGGTGATAAAATATTAGAATTAACTAATGATGATGCTAATGATGCATTTTGGTTAGGTCAAGTATATTTCAATCAAGGTAATTATTTACGAtgtaaaaatttattaacatcaaatattaattatcaaaatctGATAAGTTGTCGATATTTGGCAGGTTATagtttaataaaattagaAATGTGGGATGATGCATTGGATTTAATTGGTGAAACTAATccatttaaaaataataatgatagtggtagtagtagtactactactactactgatGGAGGGATAAAACTTGAATCATCAATGTGTTATTTACGAGGATTAATATATGctaatcaaaataattttgaacGAGCTAAGGAATGTTATAAAGAAGCATGTATTGTTGATGTTAAATGTTATGAAgcatttaatgaattaattatGAATAATTTAATGACCCCTAATGAAGAATGGGAATTTGTTATGACTCAATTAAATTTCCGAGATAATTTAGATGATACCAacaatgatgaattgataaaattacTTTATATGACAAAATTAAGTAAATATTTAAACCCGGATAAATTCAATGAAAGTGAACATATCctcaaagaagaatatgAATTATATGACAATTGTGATTTAATGTTGAGTCGAGctgattatttatatattcaatGTAATTTTGATGAATGTTTGAATTTATGTGAACGAATTCTTAATAAAGATGAATATAATTTTGATGTTTTACCAAATTATTTAAGTTGTCTTTATGAATTGGGTgggaaaaataaattatttttaaaagcTCATCAATTAGCTGAATTACATCCAATTAATCCTATGACTTGGTTAGCTATTGGAACttattatttatcaattaataaaatggTGGAAgcaagaaaatttttcagtaAAGCAACTTTattaaatccaaattttgGTAATGGATGGATTGGGTTTGCTCATACATTTGCTGCTGAAGGTGAACATGAACAAGCAATTAGTGCCTATGCCTTTGCCGCAAGATTATTTCCTGGAACTCATTTAcctaatttatttttaggAATGCAACATTTacaaatgaataatttaaatttactGGAAGAATATTTATTAGCATCATATCATATTTGTAATAGTGATCcgttattattaaatgaattgggagtaattaattttcataaaaatcaatttgataaagcagaattttttttacaagAAGCTTTAAATGCTGctaaaaatttgaattctgATTCTAAAACTTGGATTTCAATTCATGCTAATTTAGGTCATGTATATCGTCGAGCAAATCAACCTTATAAGGCATTAGATTGTTTTAATCaagttttaaaaattaGTAACAAAAATGATGCTAATATATTATCAGCCATTGgattaattcatttaagattacaaaatattttccaGGCTATAGAATTTTTACATGATGCATTGGCAATTTCTCCATTAGATCCTATTGCAAgtgatttattgaaaagagCATTAGAAGctaataaagaaaatcaagaaattttctCCACTACCgaaaaattatttcaattgaatttaccTATAGAAAGAAGGAAATATGAAAGTAGTAGACTAGctaaacaacaacgacaGTCAAGATGCAGTattagtggtggtggtggtggtggtggtggtgaagaAAATACTAAGAATATTGTTACACcattaacaacaaaaatacgGGATAGACATATTAATGTTGGTAATAGTAGTATAGATCCAGTATTATTTGTTAATGACCCAACAGGTAAAAATGAAGATATACAAGATGATGGTGAACCCGAAGGTGAAGGTGATGATGTAACTTTATTAGCTcaagaattacaaaatgGTGAAGCTTcaagtgatgatgaagatgtaATGGATATAGAAAGTGATTAA